A window of Piliocolobus tephrosceles isolate RC106 chromosome 13, ASM277652v3, whole genome shotgun sequence contains these coding sequences:
- the PCNX3 gene encoding pecanex-like protein 3 isoform X5, which translates to MGSQVLQILRQGVWASLTGGWFFDPHQSTFSNCFHLYVWIFLLIFPFLLYMVLPPSLMVAGVYCLVVAVIFAAIKTVNYRLHAMFDQGEIVEKRSSTMGELEEEPAQGDSNPPRDPGVEMTVFRKVSSTPPVRCSSQHSVFGFNQVSELLPRMEDSGPLRDIKELVREQGSNNVIVTSADREMLKLSSQEKLIGDLPQTPPGAVPDPSLPSTDSSEPSPLAGDGAPWSGSSMADTPMSPLLKGSLSQELSKSFLTLTRPDRALVRTSSRREQRRGAGGYQPLDRRGSGEPTPQKAGSSDSCFSGTDRETLSSFKSEKTNSTHLDSPPGGPAPEGSDTDPPSEAELPASPDAGVPSDDTLRSFDTVIGAGTPPGLAEPLLVVRPKDLALLRPSKQQPPLRRHSPPGRAPRRPLLEGGAFFEDEDTSEGSELSPASSLRSQRRYSTDSSSSTSCYSPESSRGAAGGPRKRRAPHGAEEGTAVPPKRPYGTQRTPSTASAKTHARVLSMDGAGGDVLRPPLAGSKAELEAQVGVEQAAGEPAVLPAEARRGPAANQPGWRGELQEEGAVGGAAEETGRRDRSSSVRRTQAIRRRHNAGSNPTPPASVMGSPPSSLQEAQRGRAASHSRALTLPSALHFASSLLLTRAGASVHEACTFDDTSEGAVHYFYDESGVRRSYTFGLAGGGYENPVGQQGEQAANGVWDRHSHSSSFHSADVPEATGGLNLLQPRPVVLQGMQVRRVPLEIPEDSLHESQEQTLMEEAPPRAQHSYKYWLLPGRWTSVRYERLALLALLDRTRGVLENIFGVGLSSLVAFLGYLLLLKGFFTDIWVFQFCLVIASCQYSLLKSVQPDAASPMHGHNWVIAYSRPVYFCICCLLIWLLDALGSAQPFPPVSLYGLTLFSASFFFCARDVATVFTLCFPFVFLLGLLPQVNTCLMYLLEQIDMHGFGGTAATSPLTAVFSLSRSLLAAALLYGFCLGAIKTPWPEQHVPVLFSVFCGLLVALSYHLSRQSSDPTVLWSLIRSKLFPELEERSLETARAEPPDPLPDKMRQSVREVLHSDLVMCVVIAVLTFAISASTVFIALKSVLGFVLYALAGAVGFFTHYLLPQLRKQLPWFCLSQPVLKPLEYSQYEVRGAAQVMWFEKLYAGLQCVEKYLIYPAVVLNALTVDAHTVVSHPDKYCLYCRALLMTVAGLKLLRSAFCCPPQQYLTLAFTVLLFHFDYPRLSQGFLLDYFLMSLLCSKLWDLLYKLRFVLTYIAPWQITWGSAFHAFAQPFAVPHSAMLFVQALLSGLFSTPLNPLLGSAVFIMSYARPLKFWERDYNTKRVDHSNTRLVTQLDRNPGADDNNLNSIFYEHLARSLQHTLCGDLALGRWGNYGPGDCFVLASDYLNALVHLIEVGNGLVTFQLRGLEFRGTYCQQREVEAITEGVEEDEGCCCCEPGHLPRVLSFNAAFGQRWLAWEVTASKYVLEGYSISDNNAASMLQVFDLRKILITYYVKSIIYYVSRSPKLEAWLSHEGIAAALRPVRAPGYADSDPTFSLSVDEDYDLRLSGLSLPSFCAVHLEWIQYCASRRSQPVDQDWNSPLVTLCFGLCVLGRRALGTASHSMSASLEPFLYGLHALFKGDFRITSPRDEWVFADMDLLHRVVAPGVRMALKLHQDHFTSPDEYEEPAALYDAIAANEERLVISHEGDPAWRSAILSNTPSLLALRHVLDDASDEYKIIMLNRRHLSFRVIKVNRECVRGLWAGQQQELVFLRNRNPERGSIQNAKQALRNMINSSCDQPLGYPIYVSPLTTSLAGSHPQLRALWGGPISLGAIARWLLRSWERLHKGCGAGCNSGGNVDDSDCSGGGGLTSLSSNPPMAHPTPENTAGNGDQPLPPGPGWGPRPSLSGSGDGRPPPLLQWPPPRLPGPPPASPTPTEGPRTSRPPGPGLLSSEGPSGKWSLGGRKGLGGSDGEPASGSPKGGTPKSQAPLDLSLSLSPDVSTEASPPRAAQNIPCLDSSAPESGTPMGAPGDWPAPVEERESPAAQPLLEHQY; encoded by the exons GTCTTGCCTCCCAGCTTGATGGTGGCCGGCGTGTACTGCCTTGTGGTGGCTGTCATCTTTGCTGCCATCAAGACCGTCAACTATCGGCTGCATGCCATGTTTGACCAGGGCGAGATCGTGGAGAAGCGCAGCTCTACCATGGGGGAGCTGGAGGAAGAGCCTGCCCAGGGGGACAGCAATCCACCCAG GGACCCCGGAGTGGAGATGACCGTGTTCCGGAAAGTCAGTTCCACACCCCCAGTGCGCTGCAGCTCCCAGCACTCTGTGTTTGGCTTCAACCAGGTCTCG GAGCTGCTGCCCCGAATGGAGGACTCTGGGCCCCTCAGAG ACATCAAGGAGCTGGTGCGGGAGCAGGGCAGCAACAATGTGATCGTGACCTCTGCCGACCGAGAGATGCTGAAGCTCAGCTCGCAGGAGAAACTGA TTGGAGACCTTCCCCAGACGCCTCCAGGGGCTGTCCCAGACCCCTCTCTTCCCAGTACAGACTCTTCAGAGCCTTCTCCCCTGGCTGGAGATGGAGCGCCCTGGAGTGGGAGCAGCATGGCTGACACTCCCATGAGCCCCCTCCTGAAGGGGAGCCTCAGCCAGGAGCTGAGCAAGAGCTTCCTGACCCTGACCCGGCCTGACCGGGCCCTGGTGAGGACCAGCAGTCGACGGGAGCAACGCAGGGGGGCAGGTGGCTATCAGCCCCTTGACCGGCGGGGCTCAGGGGAGCCCACGCCCCAGAAAGCGGGCTCCTCAGACTCTTGCTTCAGCGGCACTGATAGGGAGACATTGAGCAGCTTCAAGAGTGAGAAGACCAACTCCACCCATCTGGACAGCCCCCCAGGGGGGCCAGCCCCTGAGGGCAGCGACACAGACCCACCCTCTGAGGCTGAGCTGCCCGCCTCGCCAGACGCCGGGGTCCCCTCAGATGACACACTGCGTTCCTTTGACACGGTCATTGGAGCAGGGACGCCACCGGGCCTGGCTGAGCCGCTCCTGGTTGTGCGGCCCAAGGACTTGGCCCTGCTACGGCCTAGCAAACAGCAGCCACCCCTGCGAAGACACTCTCCACCTGGCCGTGCCCCTCGACGGCCCCTGCTTGAAGGTGGGGCCTTCTTTGAGGATGAAGACACCAGCGAGGGCAGTGAACTGAGTCCAGCCTCCAGTCTCCGATCGCAGCGCCGCTACAGTACTGACAGCTCTTCTTCTACTTCCTGCTACTCCCCTGAGAGCTCCCGGGGTGCAGCAGGGGGACCTCGAAAGCGGAGAGCCCCCCATGGGGCTGAGGAGGGAACTGCTGTGCCCCCCAAGCGGCCATATGGGACCCAGCGGACGCCTAGTACCGCCAGCGCTAAAACACATGCCCGAGTGCTGAGCATGGATGGGGCTGGGGGTGATGTTCTGAGGCCCCCACTGGCTGGCTCCAAGGCCGAGCTGGAGGCCCAGGTTGGGGTGGAGCAGGCTGCTGGTGAGCCTGCTGTGCTGCCTGCTGAGGCCCGAAGGGGACCTGCTGCCAACCAGCCCGGCTGGCGGGGGGAGCTGCAGGAAGAAGGTGCCGTGGGGGGAG CAGCTGAGGAGACTGGCAGGCGGGACCGCTCAAGCAGTGTGAGGCGGACCCAGGCCATTCGGAGACGCCACAATGCAGGCAGCAACCCCACCCCTCCAGCCTCTGTCATGGGCTCGCCTCCCAG CAGCCTGCAGGAGGCTCAGCGGGGCCGGGCTGCCTCTCACTCCCGGGCGCTGACTCTGCCCTCTGCGCTGCATTTCGCCTCTTCACTGTTGCTCACCCGGGCCGGTGCCAGTGTGCATGAGGCCTGCACCTTTGATGACACCTCTGAGGGTGCTGTGCACTATTTCTACGATGAGAGCG GTGTGCGGCGTTCCTATACCTTTGGTCTGGCTGGAGGCGGCTACGAGAACCCTGTAGGGCAGCAGGGGGAGCAGGCAGCTAATGGAGTCTG GGACCGACACTCACATTCCTCCAGCTTCCACTCAGCTGATGTCCCTGAGGCCACAGGCGGCCTGAACCTGCTGCAGCCGAGGCCTGTGGTTCTGCAGGGCATGCAGGTGCGCCGGGTGCCCCTGGAGATCCCAGAG GACTCCCTGCACGAATCCCAGGAGCAGACGCTGATGGAGGAAGCGCCACCCCGGGCCCAGCATAGCTATAAGTACTGGCTTCTCCCTGGCCGCTGGACCTCTGTGCGCTACGAGCGGCTTGCCTTGCTGGCTCTGCTGGACCG GACGCGGGGAGTGCTGGAGAACATCTTCGGCGTGGGCCTGAGCAGCCTTGTGGCCTTCCTGGGCTACCTGCTGCTGCTCAAGGGCTTCTTCACCGACATCTGGGTCTTCCAGTTCTGCCTCGTCATCGCCTCCTGCCAGTACTCCCTACTGAAG AGCGTCCAGCCTGATGCGGCGTCCCCCATGCAC GGCCACAACTGGGTGATCGCGTACAGCCGGCCTGTCTACTTCTGCATCTGCTGTCTGCTCATCTGGCTGCTGGACGCCCTGGGCTCAGCTCAGCCCTTCCCACCTGTCTCCCTCTATGGCCTCACGCTTTTCTCCGCCTCCTTCTTCTTCTGTGCCCGAGACGTGGCCACtg TGTTCACCCTGTGCTTCCCCTTCgtcttcctcctgggcctcctgccCCAGGTCAACACCTGCCTCATGTACCTGCTGGAGCAAATAGATATGCACGGCTTCGGGGGCACAG CCGCCACCAGCCCGCTCACGGCAGTCTTCAGCCTCTCCCGCAGCCTGCTGGCCGCTGCCCTGCTCTACGGCTTCTGCCTTGGGGCCATCAAG ACTCCGTGGCCAGAGCAGCACGTCCCTGTCCTCTTCTCAGTCTTCTGTGGCCTCCTGGTGGCGCTGTCCTACCACCTGAGCCGGCAGAGCAGCGACCCCACCGTGCTCTG GTCTCTGATCCGGAGCAAGCTCTTCCCTGAGCTGGAGGAGCGCAGCTTGGAGACAGCCCGGGCCGAGCCCCCGGACCCCTTGCCGGACAAGATGCGCCAGTCAGTG CGTGAGGTCTTGCACTCCGACCTGGTGATGTGTGTGGTTATCGCCGTGCTCACCTTCGCCATCAGTGCCAGCACCGTCTTTATTGCCCTGAAG TCGGTGCTGGGTTTCGTGTTGTACGCACTGGCTGGGGCCGTGGGCTTCTTCACACATTACTTGCTGCCACAACTCCGCAAACAGCTGCCCTGGTTCTGCCTGTCACAGCCTGTGCTGAAGCCACTGGAGTACAGCCAGTATGAAGTGCGTG GTGCTGCCCAGGTGATGTGGTTTGAGAAGCTGTATGCTGGCCTGCAGTGCGTAGAGAAGTACCTCATCTACCCAGCCGTGGTGCTCAACGCCCTCACGGTGGATGCCCACACAGTCGTCAGCCACCCGGACAAGTACTGCCTCTA CTGCCGGGCGCTGCTGATGACCGTGGCTGGGCTGAAGCTGCTGCGCTCAGCCTTCTGCTGCCCTCCGCAGCAGTACCTGACGTTGGCCTTCACTGTCCTGCTCTTCCACTTCGACTACCCGCGCCTCTCCCAGGGCTTTCTGCTTGACTACTTCCTCATGTCCCTGCTTTGCAGCAAG CTGTGGGACCTGCTGTACAAGCTGCGTTTCGTGCTGACCTACATCGCGCcctggcagatcacctggggcTCGGCTTTCCACGCCTTTGCCCAGCCCTTTGCCGTGCCAC ACTCGGCCATGCTGTTCGTCCAGGCCCTGCTCTCGGGGCTCTTCTCCACACCTCTCAACCCGCTGCTGGGCAGCGCCGTCTTCATCATGTCCTATGCTCGGCCCCTCAAGTTCTGGGAGCGTGACTACAA CACTAAACGTGTGGATCATTCCAACACCCGCCTGGTCACACAGCTGGACCGGAACCCTG GCGCTGATGACAACAACCTCAACTCCATCTTCTACGAGCACCTGGCGCGTTCGCTGCAGCACACGCTGTGTGGGGACCTGGCGCTGGGCCGCTGGGGCAACTACGGCCCTGGTGACTGCTTCGTCCTGGCCTCCGACTACCTCAACGCCCTGGTGCACCTCATCGAGGTTGGCAATGGCCTCGTCACCTTCCAGCTGCGTGGCCTTGAGTTCCGGG gCACTTACTGCCAGCAGCGCGAGGTGGAGGCCATCACCGAGGGTGTGGAGGAGGACGAGGGCTGTTGCTGCTGCGAACCCGGCCACCTGCCACGGGTCCTGTCCTTCAATGCCGCCTTCGGGCAGCGCTGGCTGGCCTGGGAGGTGACGGCCAGCAAGTACGTGCTGGAGGGCTATAGCATCAGTGACAATAACGCTGCCTCCATGCTGCAGGTCTTCGACCTCCGCAAGATCCTCATCACCTACTATGTCAAG AGCATCATCTACTACGTGAGCCGCTCACCAAAGCTGGAGGCGTGGCTCAGCCACGAGGGCATCGCGGCAGCCCTGAGGCCTGTGCGGGCGCCCGGCTATGCCGACTCGGATCCCACCTTCTCTCTGAGTGTGGATGAGGACTATGACCTCCGCCTGTCTGGCCTCTCGCTGCCCTCCTTCTGCGCAGTGCACCTCGAGTGGATCCAGTACTGTGCCTCCCGGCGCAGCCAG CCCGTGGACCAGGATTGGAACTCCCCGCTGGTCACGCTGTGTTTTGGCCTATGTGTGCTGGGCCGCCGGGCCCTGGGGACAGCTTCTCACAGCATGTCTGCAAG CCTGGAGCCCTTCCTCTACGGCCTGCACGCCCTGTTCAAGGGGGATTTTCGCATCACCTCCCCACGCGACGAGTGGGTCTTTGCCGACATGGACCTGCTTCACCGCGTCGTGGCGCCTGGGGTTCGCATGGCCCTCAAGCTTCACcag GACCACTTCACGTCCCCAGATGAATATGAGGAGCCAGCAGCCCTATACGATGCCATTGCGGCCAACGAGGAGCGGCTGGTCATCTCACATGAGGGTGACCCGGCATGGCGCAGCGCCATCCTCAGCAACACGCCCTCCCTGCTGGCGCTGCGCCACGTCCTGGATGATGCCTCTGATGAGTACAAGATCATCATGCTCAACCGGCGCCACCTCAGCTTCCGAGTCATCAAG GTGAACCGGGAGTGCGTGCGCGGCCTGTGGGCCGGGCAGCAGCAGGAGCTGGTGTTCCTGCGCAACCGCAATCCTGAGCGTGGCAGCATCCAGAATGCCAAGCAGGCGCTTCGCAACATGATCAACTCCTCCTGTGACCAGCCGCTGGGCTACCCCATCTACGTGTCGCCTCTCACCACCTCGCTGGCTGGCAGCCACCCCCAGCTACGGGCACTGTGGGGTGGCCCCATCAGCCTGGGTGCCATTGCCCGCTGGCTCCTGCGCAGCTGGGAgag gcttCACAAGGGCTGTGGTGCCGGCTGCAATAGTGGCGGGAACGTGGATGATTCAGACTGTAGCGGGGGCGGTGGCCTGACCTCCCTCAGCAGTAACCCCCCCATGGCACACCCCACGCCTGAAAACACGGCAG GCAATGGTGACCaacccctcccaccaggccctggcTGGGGGCCGCGGCCCTCCCTGAGTGGCTCTGGTGATGGGCGGCCCCCACCTCTGCTGCAGTGGCCTCCCCCTCGGCTCCCTGGACCACCCCCTGCATCGCCTACCCCCACAGAGGGTCCCCGGACCTCACGGCCCCCTGGCCCTGGTCTCCTCAGTTCTGAGGGCCCCAGTGGGAAGTGGAGCCTGGGGGGCCGGAAGGGGCTGGGAGGATCTGATGGGGAGCCAGCCTCAGGTAGCCCCAAAGGAGGTACCCCCAAATCTCAG gcgCCTCTagacctcagcctcagcctcagcccgGATGTCAGCACTGAGGCCTCACCCCCCAGAGCTGCCCAGAACATTCCTTGCTTGGACAGCAGTGCCCCTGAGAGTGGCACACCTATGGGTGCCCCGGGCGACTGGCCTGCCCCTGTCGAGGAGCGTGAGAGCCCGGCCGCCCAGCCTCTGCTGGAACACCAGTACTGA